The stretch of DNA AGCTCGTAGAGGTAGAAGGCGATCCGGTGCGGTTCGCGGGCGCGGGCCGCCGCCTCGATCTCGCGCGGGAAGCGCGCGGCGAGCTTGACCAGCGCGAGTTCCTCTTCACCCAAACGGTCGAGCGCGTCGGGCGACGGCGCAAAGCCCGCCTCGCCCGCCTTTCGCAGGGTCGAGCGGATCCGCGCATGGGCGTATTGCACGTAGAAAACGGGGTTGTCCTTCGACGCCTCGACCACCTTCGTGAAGTCGAATTCCATCTGCGCCTCGGGCTTGCGGGTGAGCATGGTGAAGCGCACCACGTCCTTGCCCACTTCCTCGACCATGTCGGCGATGGTGATGAAATTGCCCGAACGCTTGGACATCTTCACCGGCTCGCCGCCGCGTAACAGCTGGACCATCTGGACCAGCTTCACGTCGAAGGGGATGATGCGCCCCTCGCCCTGCGACAGCGCCTCGACGGCGGCCTTGATCCGCTTGACCGTGCCCGCATGGTCGGCGCCCCAGATGTCGATCAGCTCGTCCGCCTCGCCCGCCTTCTGCATATGATAGGCGAGGTCCGCGCCGAAATAGGTCCATGCGCCGTTCGATTTGCGGATCGGCCGGTCCTGGTCGTCGCCGAACCGGGTCGAGCGGAACAGCGGCAGTTCCACCGGCTCCCAGTCCTCGGGCGGGGCCTTGCCCTTGGGCGCTTCGAGAACGCCGTCATAGACGAGGTCGTGCTGCCGCAGCCAGGCTTCCGCCTCGGCCGGCTTGCCGGCGGCGTGGAGCGCGGCTTCGGAGGCGAAGACATCATGGTGGATGCCGAGCAGGGCAAGGTCGGACTTGATGAGGTCCATCATCTTTTCGACTGCGAAAGCGCGGAAGACGGGGAGCCACTCTTCAATGGGCTCGCTTACAAACCTCTCGCCAAATTCATCCCTAGCAGCCTGCCCCACGGGCTTAAGGTATTCGCCAGGATACAGAGCGTTCTCGCCCTGATTGTCCCAGGCAATGAATAACGAGTTCAGCCAAGGGAACTGCTCAACCGTGAAGTTTCCGGTGTGGCCGCAAGCTTGCGCATAGCGCAGGAAAACCGACTTCGCTAACTGATCCACCTGCCCGCCGGCATCGTTGATGTAATATTCGCGCGTGACGGCGTGCCCGGCGAATTCGAGCAGGCTCGAAAGCGCATCGCCCACCACCGCGCCGCGGCAATGGCCCATGTGCATCGGCCCCGTGGGGTTGGCCGAGACATATTCGACATTGACCCGGCGGCCCTTGCCCATGTCCGAACGCCCGTAATCCGCGCCGAGGTCATGGATCGCGGTCAGCTCGCCGAGCCATGCGTCGGGGGCGAGCCTGAGATTGATGAAGCCCGGCCCGGCGATCTCGGCGCTGGTGACGGTGGGATCGGCGGCGAGTTTCTCGACGATGGCCTCGGCCAGCGCGCGCGGATTGGTCTTGGCCGCCTTGGCCAGCACCATCGCGGCATTGGTCGCAAGGTCGCCATGCGAAGGATCGCGCGGCGGCTCGAGCGTGACATTGGCGAAGCTCGCGTCGGCGGGCAGCCGCCCTTCCGCGACGAGCGCCTTCAACACGGCTTCGATCCGGTCCGCGTATTCGGCGTAGAGTGTGGTGTGTTCGGTCATCAGGTTGTCGTGCTCTTCGACGGGAGAGTTGCGCGGATGCAAAGAAGGAAGCGGGGTCCCGGGTCAAGCCCGGGATGACGAGAGCGGAGCCGCCGGGCCGAAGGCCCGCAAGCCCAATCGGGCGCCCGCAGCCGCCCGGAGCGGAACGGAGGAACAGCGGCGAGGAGGCAGCCCGGATGGGCTGCCACGAACATCAACGCGTCGCGTTATACGCCAGCTGGTCCTCGGAAAGCTGGAAGCCGACCAGCATCTCGAACCGGGTGCGCGCAATCGCGGCTTTCACTTCGGGATCGGCCAGCGGGTCGAGCGCGGCTTCGGGATCGCCGGGGCGTCGTCGCCGCGTGATCTTCTCGCGGATGTCCTCGGGCAGCGAGGACGCGGAGCGGTCGACATAGCTCGCCGCCTGCCCGCTCGCCATGGCGCGCTCCTCGCCGTCGGCGAAAGTCAGCGTGACTTCGCCCACCCGCTTGGACACGACCGCCTGACCGGCGCGCAGCACGGTCACGAAATAGGGCAAGGTCACGGTGCGCGCGCCGCGCACGTCGGAGCGGCGGGCGACCACGTCGAAACTCGCGGTGGTGTAGACCTTCGCCCCGCTTTCGTCGCAGGTCGAGCGCAGGTTGGTCATCGCCGCGGTCACGTCGAGATTGGCGGCGGTGCGCTGCTCGCCCGTAAACAGGGTGACATCGCCGGTGTAGTCGGGAATCCCGACCGCCGGGCAAGAGGAAAGGACCGCCGTGATGCCGACGCCCTGGTCGACCACCAGCTCGCCCTCCTGCGAACACGCCCCGAGCGCGGCCAGTCCGGCAAGGGCGGGAACGAGACAGGTGCGTTTGAACATCGTGAGAAAGTCGTCCTCGATTATCGCGCCAGAAATGCCTTGGGGTTTGCGCCCCTGCGGGCCTACCCGTAATATGGCCCCGCGCCCCATGCGGGGAGCCCGACGAAACGTGCCCTAGCGAGGCGCGCCACAAAACGCTAGAGGGAGCGACATGAACGCGTCCTTGCCCGAAACGCCCGTCGCCGACGGTGCAGCCCCCGCCGCTTCCGCCGCTGCCGATGCGGCGCCGCTCAACCTCCTGATCGCCGCCCCGCGCGGGTTCTGCGCCGGGGTCGACCGGGCGATCGAGATCGTCGAGAAGGCGCTCGAACGCTACGGCGCGCCGGTCTATGTCCGGCACGAGATCGTCCACAACAAATACGTCGTCGAAGGGCTCGAGGCGAAAGGCGCGATCTTCGTCGAGGAACTCGACGAGGTTCCCGACGATGCGCCGGTCGTGTTCAGCGCGCATGGCGTGCCGAAATCCGTGCCGGCCGAGGCGAACCGGCGCAAGCTGCTCTATGTCGATGCGACCTGCCCGCTGGTCTCCAAGGTCCACCGCCAGGCCGAGCGCCAGATCGAGAAGGGCCGCCACATCATCTTCGTCGGCCACGAAGGCCACCCCGAAGTGATCGGCACGATGGGCCAGGTCGAACCGGGCCAGATGACGCTCGTCGAAACGATCGAGGACGTCGACAAGCTTCCCTTCGATTCCGACGAGCCGCTTGCCTATCTCACCCAGACCACGCTGTCGGTCGACGACACGCGCGAGGTGATCGAGGCGCTCGAATGGCGCTATCCGAACATCGAGGGGCCCAAGGCGGAGGACATCTGCTACGCCACTTCGAACCGCCAGGCCGCGGTCAAGGAGATCGCGCAGGACTGCGATTTCGTGCTGGTGATCGGCGCGCCCAATTCGTCCAATTCGCTGCGCCTCGTCGAAGTCGCCGAGCGGCTGGGCACGCCGTCGAAACTGATCCAGCGCGCGGACGAAATCGACCCGGCCTGGCTCGAGGGCGTCAACACTCTCGGCATCACGGCGGGCGCCTCGGCCCCGGAAGTGCTGGTGCGCGAAGTGGTCGACGCGCTGGGCCGGATGCGCCCGATCGCGGAGGAGACGATCACCGCGGCGGAAGAGAAGATGGTGTTCAAGCTGCCGCGCCAGCTGACCGAATAAGGCGCCTTCCGGCAGGGAGGCGACATGGCGGTCTACACCCATCTAGGCGCCGAGGAACTCGCGCGGCTGATCGGCGAATACGACGTCGGCGCGCTGGTCTCGGCCAAGGGCATTGCCGAAGGCGTCTCCAATTCGAACTGGCTGGTGGAGACGGCGGGGACCGGAGACGGCACGCGGCGCTTCATCCTGACCATGTACGAGCGGCGGATCGAGCTTGCCGACCTGCCTTACTTCCTCGGCCTGCTCGACCACCTTTCCGCGCGCGGCTGCCCGGTGCCGCGCACGATCCACGACCGTTCGGGCGCGGCCTTCCGGATGGAGAGCGGCAAGGCGCTCGCGCTGATCGAATACCTGCCGGGCGTCTCCCCCACCCGCCCCAGTCCCGCGCAGGCCGCCGCGGTGGGCGAGGCGCTCGCGCGGATGCACCTTGAAAGCGGGGACTTCGCGCTGACCCGCGCCAACACGATGGGGTTCGCCGACAATCTCGCCGTGCTCGAAGCCTGCGGAACCGAGGCGCTGGCGGCGATCGACCCGGCCCTGCCCGCGATGATCGAGCCCGCGCGCGCCGCCGCCGCGCTCGACACCTCGCACCTGCCGCGCGGCAATATCCACGCCGACCTGTTCCCCGACAACGTGCTGATGCTGGGCGAGCGGGTCACCGGCATGATCGACTTCTACTTCGCCTGCACGGACAGCCTCGCATTGGACCTTGCCACCACCCATGCCGCGTGGTGCTTCGATGCGCAGACGAACGCCTACGACCCGGCGCGGGGGCAGGCGTTGCTGGATGCCTACCAGCACGTGCGCCCGCTCGAGGAGGCGGAGCGGCGCGCCTTCGGGCGAATCGCGCAAGGCGCCGCCCTGCGCTTCGTCGCGAGCCGGGCGGAGGACTGGCACGCGACGCCCGGCGATGCGCTGGTGACGCGCAAGGACCCGATGGAATTCGCGCAGCGTTGGCGCTTCTATGCCGAGAACGGCGACCACCTTGTCGCCTGAGCCCTTGCCCCGGGGCGCGATCCCGGCGAGAGGATCAGCCCATGGAACGTCCGATGAAACAGGTCGAGATCTTCACCGACGGCGCGTGCAAGGGCAATCCCGGCCCCGGCGGCTGGGGGGCGCTGCTGCGCATGGGCGAACACGAAAAGGAGCTCTCGGGCGGCGAGGCGGAGACGACCAACAACCGCATGGAACTCACCGCCGCGATCCGCGCACTGGCCGCGCTCACCGAGCCCTGCCGGGTCGAGCTTCATTCCGACAGCAAGTATGTCCTCGACGGGATGACGCGCTGGGTCGAGGGCTGGAAGAAACGCGGCTGGGTCAATGCCAGCAAGAAGCCGGTCAGGAACGCCGACCTGTGGCATGAACTGATCGAAGTCGCCGCGCGCCACGACGTGTCGTGGCACTGGGTGCGCGGCCATTCGGGCCACCCGGAAAACGAGCGGGTCGACCGCCTCGCCAGCGACGAGGCCGAGCGCATAGCGCGGCTGTAGGGCGTTTCGCGGCCCAAAGTTGACGAAAGTCAGACGCGGGCGCCCCCTTTCGGTTGCACCCGCGCCATGAACTTTCCTACCCGCGCCCCGAAATATCCTTCACCCCGACGCGCGCGGCAATTTCCGCAAAGGCTCAGCTGTTGTCTTCGATCGGCGCGTCGGGGCCGTTCTTCTTGATCGAGGCGATCGCGTTCTCCGCGCTCGCCTTCGAGGAATAGCCCTCGGTCGAGAACATCACTTCCGAATTGTACTTGAACCGCACCCGGAATTCGCCCGCCTTGTCCTTGTAGATCTCGAACTTGTGAGCCATCGGCCCCTCCCCTTGTCGCAAACAAATGTGAGGCGCTCAACCTTACAGGCCGAAGGCGGCTTGGCCACCCCCAAACGCCCCTTTTTCCGCGCTTCAGCCGGCGTGAAAGCGCGCGGGCGAATAGCGCGCGGCATCGATCCCCGCGGTCATCGCATCGGGGCCGAGGCCGAGCATGACCTGCGCCCCCAGCCGCGCGGCGGCGGGCGCGGTCTGGATGCCGAAGCCGCCCTGGCCTGCGAACCAGATGAAGCCCGGCACTTGCGGGTCTTCCCCATAGACCGGCAGGCGGTCGGGGGCGAAGCTCCTGAGGCCCGCCCAGCGGTGCTCGACCGCCTCGATCCGCCAGTCGGTCACGCGCTCGAAGCGGTCGATGGCGAGCGCGACGTCCATTTCCTCCGGAGCGGCATCGCAGGGTTCGGTCGGCACTTCGTCATGGGGCGAGAGCCACAGGCGGCCATTGTCGGACTTGAAATAGAAGCCGCCATTGATGTCGAGCGTCAGCGGCAGGTCGTCGGGCGCGGCGGGAGAGACGCGCAGTTGCGCGACCGTGCGGCGCTTGGGATCGATGCCGAGCGGCTTTGCCCCCGCCAGCCGCGCGACGGGGTCCGCCCACGCGCCGGCCGCGTTGACCACTTTTTCGGCGCGGAATTCGCGCCCGTCCTCGCAGGCGATTCGCCAGCCGCCTTCCTCCCGCGCGAGCGCAGCGACGCGCGCTCTCACCGCCAGCTCGACCCCCGCCGCGCGGCCTGCCTTGAGGTAATGCTGGTGGAGGCCGGCCACGTCGATATCGGCGCAGGCCGGTTCCCAGATCGCATCGACCCACTCGCCGCGCATCTGCGGGATGCGCTCCTCCAGCCCCGCGCGCCCCAATCGTTCGATGGTGACGCCCGTGCCTTCGAAGGAGGTCACGAAGGCGTCCATTTTCGCCCGGTCCTCGCCGCGCCCGACATAGAGCGCCCCGCGTCCTTTCAGAAAGCCGTGTTCGCGCAGGAAATCGCCCGAAGGCAGGGTCAGCGGGACGACGCCCGGCCCGCCATAGCATTCCTCCCAGAAGGCGGCGGAACGCCCGGTCGAATGATAGCCCGGCGCGTCCTCCGCCTCTAGCACCAGCACGCGCGCATGGGGGGACAGCTCGGCGGCGATGCTCGCGCCGGCCATGCCCGCACCGATCACGGCGAAATCGTAAAGCGCGTCGCTCATCGCGCGGCTCAATTCCCTGATCGCGCGGCCTCGTCAAGGAAAGCGGCGATCGCGTCCATGGCGCGGGCGCGCACCGGGTCCGCTTCGCGCAGGATTTCGTGGCGCGCCTCGCGCCCGAATTCGACCAGCCGCGCGTTCGGAAGCCGCTTCGACGCGCGGACATTGGCCGAATGGCTCACCAGCTTGTCGGCGCTGGTCGACAGGATGAGCACCGGGGTCTCGACCGCTTCCAGCGCGCCCGATTCCTCGAGCCCGCGCCACGAGGCATAGGCGCGTTCGAGCCAGCGCCAGCTCGCCGGGCCCATGACCAGTTCGGGGCGGTGCTTGCGCCACCAGATCTCGTCTTCGTAGCGCTCGTCGTCGTGGGTGAGCAGGACATTGCGCGCCGCCGGCATCTCGCCCGGCTTTTCCGACCATTTCCACGCCTGCCGGGCGGGATCGCCGATCCGGGTCATGGTCTTCGCAATGGCGTGGAGAGCGGGCAGCGGCAGCGGGGGTCCGTTCATGCCCAGCATCGGGGCGGACAGCACGACGGCATCGGGATCGATCCGGCGCTCGACCAGCGCGCGCATGGAAAGATGCCCGCCCATCGAATGGGCGGCGAGGATGTGGGGGCCGGGCGTTTCGGCCTTCCAGAGCTCCCACAGGTGAGCGAGGTCATCGACCCAGTGGGCGAAATCCTCGACATGGCCGGTGACGGCATCCTTGCCGAGCCGCCCGGAGGCGCCCTGCCCGCGCCAGTCGGACGCGGTGACGCGCCAGCCCGCGCGGTGCCATTCCTCCAGCGCTTCGAGATATTTCTCGTAATGGTCGCCGCGCCCGGGAAGGAAGAGGATCGAGCCGCGCGGCGGCTGCGCGCCGGGCCAGTCGATCCGCCGCACATCGTGACCGTCGGGAGCGGTCCAGACCGTTTCGCGCGCATGGGGCGGGATCGCGCGGCGGTCTATCGGCGCGGCCTTGCGGCTTTCGGGCGAGCTTTCACCGGTTTCCTGCGCCGCCGCCTCGCTCATTATGCCGCTTCTCCGCCCGAAAGTGTGGTTACTATTTGGTAAGCCCTGACCTGTAGCACAGGCTAAGACAAGGGCCGCCCGCAAGGGTCGGCGGCCGCATATCGGGGGCCATATGCTTACGACCCAGATTCAACATGGCACAATTCACTACGGGCTGCTGGTTGCCTTGGCAATCGCGCTGGTCTTTGCCGCGTTCACCGACATCCGCCGGCGCCAGATCGACAACTGGCTTAACGCCGCCATCGCGCTGGGCGCGCCGGTGTTCTGGTGGTCGTCGGGCCTCTCGCTGTGGCCGGGGGTCGCCATGCAGCTGGGCGTGGCGCTGGCCGCCTTCGTCATCCTCGCCGGCCTGTTCGCGCTGCGCGTCATGGGCGGGGGCGACGTCAAGCTGCTGACCGCGCTGGCGCTGTGGATCGAGCCCGCCTCCTTCCTCCAACTGCTCGTCATCATGGCGATCGCGGGCGGGGTGCTGACCATCGTCATGGGCACCTGGCATTTCCTGCGCCGCCAGCGCGAGCGACTCGCCATTCCATACGGCGTCGCCATCGCTTTCGGCGGGCTGTGGGTGCTGGGCATGAATTACGTGCCTGAAAGCGCCTACGCCAGCCTTGCGGGGAGCGATCACACCAAAGTCGCGATTTCCGCCCCGGCGGCGTTTCCCGGGTCAACTCGATCTTAACCCTTCCGGGCTTACGCATCGCAACCATACCCGCCCGCACCACGTCTAAGGGCACTTACTAGGGGGCTAGATTAGCCATGGATAGGAAGAAGCTGGTTCTGCTGCTCGGCGCGCTGATCATCGCGGTCGGCACGGCTTTCGCCGCGCGCAGTATGTTCGCCGGAAACGCCGCGCCCGATGCGACCGCCGCGGTCCCGACCGGGCCCAAGGTGCTCGTCGCGCAGCGGGCGCTGCCTGCGGG from Erythrobacter sp. encodes:
- the argS gene encoding arginine--tRNA ligase, which gives rise to MTEHTTLYAEYADRIEAVLKALVAEGRLPADASFANVTLEPPRDPSHGDLATNAAMVLAKAAKTNPRALAEAIVEKLAADPTVTSAEIAGPGFINLRLAPDAWLGELTAIHDLGADYGRSDMGKGRRVNVEYVSANPTGPMHMGHCRGAVVGDALSSLLEFAGHAVTREYYINDAGGQVDQLAKSVFLRYAQACGHTGNFTVEQFPWLNSLFIAWDNQGENALYPGEYLKPVGQAARDEFGERFVSEPIEEWLPVFRAFAVEKMMDLIKSDLALLGIHHDVFASEAALHAAGKPAEAEAWLRQHDLVYDGVLEAPKGKAPPEDWEPVELPLFRSTRFGDDQDRPIRKSNGAWTYFGADLAYHMQKAGEADELIDIWGADHAGTVKRIKAAVEALSQGEGRIIPFDVKLVQMVQLLRGGEPVKMSKRSGNFITIADMVEEVGKDVVRFTMLTRKPEAQMEFDFTKVVEASKDNPVFYVQYAHARIRSTLRKAGEAGFAPSPDALDRLGEEELALVKLAARFPREIEAAARAREPHRIAFYLYELAAELHAFWNLGNDRVEKRFIVEQDAELTAARLFLAEAIGQVIRGGLAVLGVEAVESM
- the ispH gene encoding 4-hydroxy-3-methylbut-2-enyl diphosphate reductase, producing MNASLPETPVADGAAPAASAAADAAPLNLLIAAPRGFCAGVDRAIEIVEKALERYGAPVYVRHEIVHNKYVVEGLEAKGAIFVEELDEVPDDAPVVFSAHGVPKSVPAEANRRKLLYVDATCPLVSKVHRQAERQIEKGRHIIFVGHEGHPEVIGTMGQVEPGQMTLVETIEDVDKLPFDSDEPLAYLTQTTLSVDDTREVIEALEWRYPNIEGPKAEDICYATSNRQAAVKEIAQDCDFVLVIGAPNSSNSLRLVEVAERLGTPSKLIQRADEIDPAWLEGVNTLGITAGASAPEVLVREVVDALGRMRPIAEETITAAEEKMVFKLPRQLTE
- a CDS encoding homoserine kinase, coding for MAVYTHLGAEELARLIGEYDVGALVSAKGIAEGVSNSNWLVETAGTGDGTRRFILTMYERRIELADLPYFLGLLDHLSARGCPVPRTIHDRSGAAFRMESGKALALIEYLPGVSPTRPSPAQAAAVGEALARMHLESGDFALTRANTMGFADNLAVLEACGTEALAAIDPALPAMIEPARAAAALDTSHLPRGNIHADLFPDNVLMLGERVTGMIDFYFACTDSLALDLATTHAAWCFDAQTNAYDPARGQALLDAYQHVRPLEEAERRAFGRIAQGAALRFVASRAEDWHATPGDALVTRKDPMEFAQRWRFYAENGDHLVA
- the rnhA gene encoding ribonuclease HI encodes the protein MKQVEIFTDGACKGNPGPGGWGALLRMGEHEKELSGGEAETTNNRMELTAAIRALAALTEPCRVELHSDSKYVLDGMTRWVEGWKKRGWVNASKKPVRNADLWHELIEVAARHDVSWHWVRGHSGHPENERVDRLASDEAERIARL
- a CDS encoding YegP family protein, encoding MAHKFEIYKDKAGEFRVRFKYNSEVMFSTEGYSSKASAENAIASIKKNGPDAPIEDNS
- a CDS encoding FAD-binding oxidoreductase, yielding MSDALYDFAVIGAGMAGASIAAELSPHARVLVLEAEDAPGYHSTGRSAAFWEECYGGPGVVPLTLPSGDFLREHGFLKGRGALYVGRGEDRAKMDAFVTSFEGTGVTIERLGRAGLEERIPQMRGEWVDAIWEPACADIDVAGLHQHYLKAGRAAGVELAVRARVAALAREEGGWRIACEDGREFRAEKVVNAAGAWADPVARLAGAKPLGIDPKRRTVAQLRVSPAAPDDLPLTLDINGGFYFKSDNGRLWLSPHDEVPTEPCDAAPEEMDVALAIDRFERVTDWRIEAVEHRWAGLRSFAPDRLPVYGEDPQVPGFIWFAGQGGFGIQTAPAAARLGAQVMLGLGPDAMTAGIDAARYSPARFHAG
- a CDS encoding alpha/beta hydrolase; amino-acid sequence: MSEAAAQETGESSPESRKAAPIDRRAIPPHARETVWTAPDGHDVRRIDWPGAQPPRGSILFLPGRGDHYEKYLEALEEWHRAGWRVTASDWRGQGASGRLGKDAVTGHVEDFAHWVDDLAHLWELWKAETPGPHILAAHSMGGHLSMRALVERRIDPDAVVLSAPMLGMNGPPLPLPALHAIAKTMTRIGDPARQAWKWSEKPGEMPAARNVLLTHDDERYEDEIWWRKHRPELVMGPASWRWLERAYASWRGLEESGALEAVETPVLILSTSADKLVSHSANVRASKRLPNARLVEFGREARHEILREADPVRARAMDAIAAFLDEAARSGN
- a CDS encoding prepilin peptidase, which codes for MLTTQIQHGTIHYGLLVALAIALVFAAFTDIRRRQIDNWLNAAIALGAPVFWWSSGLSLWPGVAMQLGVALAAFVILAGLFALRVMGGGDVKLLTALALWIEPASFLQLLVIMAIAGGVLTIVMGTWHFLRRQRERLAIPYGVAIAFGGLWVLGMNYVPESAYASLAGSDHTKVAISAPAAFPGSTRS